A window of the Streptomyces griseochromogenes genome harbors these coding sequences:
- a CDS encoding AMP-binding protein — MSTSPYAARPWLALLDDVQRGPIAPADSLVHALRDAAAKTPDRTFLAYFDARLSYREADELSDSVAAHLAGRGLERGERVAVLLQNSPHFVLAVLGALKAGATVVPVNPMYKSAEVGHVLHDGEVAALICSDRAWEAYLRETAADSPVRIVLTGCELDFQTRDDARVLSFERLPQAPDADDLVTVARQGGKAPEGRAPRPGDIALISYTSGTSGTPKGATNTHGNIMYNAERQRTGLALPDPPVYYALAPLFHITGMVAQFGACLNSAGTLVLTYRFEPGVVLEAFTEHRPHYTVGPSTAFMALAAHPGVTREHFASFAGIASGGAPLPPALVERFRERFGPYIRNGYGLTECTAPCAAVPPRLEAPVDPGSGTLSVGLPGADTLVRIVDERGEEVPLGEQGEIVVRGPQVVPGYWRRPEATAETFPDGELRTGDIGFMDPQGWLYVVDRKKDMINASGFKVWPREVEDVLYTHPAVREAAVVGVPDGYRGETVRAYISLRPGAQADPDELAMYCKERLAAYKYPRQVEILPDLPKTASGKILRRELRSHARGNNDDSR; from the coding sequence GTGAGCACTTCCCCGTACGCGGCCAGGCCCTGGCTGGCCCTGCTCGACGACGTCCAGCGCGGGCCCATCGCCCCCGCCGACTCGCTCGTGCACGCCCTGCGCGACGCGGCGGCAAAGACCCCGGACCGCACCTTCCTCGCCTACTTCGACGCCCGGCTGAGCTACCGCGAGGCCGACGAGCTGAGCGATTCGGTGGCCGCCCACCTCGCCGGGCGCGGTCTGGAGCGCGGCGAGCGGGTCGCCGTCCTGCTCCAGAACTCCCCGCACTTCGTGCTCGCCGTGCTCGGCGCCTTGAAGGCGGGCGCGACGGTCGTGCCCGTCAACCCCATGTACAAGTCCGCCGAGGTCGGCCACGTCCTGCACGACGGCGAGGTCGCCGCGCTGATCTGCTCCGACCGGGCCTGGGAGGCGTACCTGCGGGAGACGGCCGCCGACTCGCCGGTGCGGATCGTGCTCACCGGGTGCGAGCTGGACTTCCAGACGCGCGACGACGCGCGCGTGCTGAGTTTCGAGCGGCTGCCCCAGGCCCCAGACGCCGACGACCTGGTCACCGTCGCCCGGCAGGGCGGCAAGGCACCCGAGGGCCGCGCGCCGCGTCCCGGGGACATCGCGCTGATCAGTTACACCTCGGGCACCAGCGGCACCCCCAAGGGCGCCACCAACACGCACGGCAACATCATGTACAACGCCGAGCGCCAGCGGACCGGTCTGGCCCTGCCCGACCCGCCGGTCTACTACGCGCTCGCGCCGCTGTTCCACATCACCGGGATGGTGGCCCAGTTCGGCGCCTGTCTGAACAGCGCGGGCACCCTGGTGCTCACCTACCGCTTCGAGCCGGGTGTCGTCCTGGAGGCGTTCACCGAGCACCGTCCGCACTACACCGTCGGCCCGTCCACCGCCTTCATGGCGCTCGCCGCCCACCCCGGGGTCACCCGCGAGCACTTCGCGTCCTTCGCCGGCATCGCCTCCGGCGGCGCGCCGCTTCCGCCGGCCCTGGTGGAGCGGTTCCGCGAGCGGTTCGGGCCGTACATCCGCAACGGTTACGGCCTCACCGAGTGCACCGCCCCCTGCGCCGCCGTGCCGCCCCGTCTGGAGGCGCCCGTCGACCCCGGCTCGGGAACGCTGTCGGTCGGCCTGCCCGGCGCCGACACGCTCGTGCGCATCGTGGACGAGCGGGGCGAGGAGGTCCCCCTCGGCGAACAGGGCGAGATCGTCGTACGCGGCCCCCAGGTGGTCCCCGGCTACTGGCGGCGCCCCGAGGCCACCGCCGAGACCTTCCCGGACGGCGAGCTGCGCACCGGTGACATCGGGTTCATGGACCCGCAGGGCTGGCTGTACGTCGTGGACCGCAAGAAGGACATGATCAACGCGTCCGGGTTCAAGGTGTGGCCGCGCGAGGTGGAGGACGTCCTCTACACCCATCCGGCGGTGCGCGAGGCGGCCGTCGTCGGCGTCCCGGACGGCTACCGCGGGGAGACCGTCAGGGCTTACATCAGTCTCCGTCCGGGCGCGCAGGCGGACCCGGATGAACTCGCGATGTACTGCAAGGAGAGACTGGCCGCCTACAAGTACCCGCGCCAGGTGGAGATCCTGCCCGACTTGCCCAAGACGGCGAGTGGGAAGATCCTCCGTCGGGAACTGCGTTCCCACGCGCGCGGGAACAACGACGACAGTCGGTGA
- a CDS encoding SDR family oxidoreductase, giving the protein MVEAVQDAGVVVTGAGGGIGAALARRFAAEGARVVVNDLNADKAEAVAREIGGIAVPGDASGIVDAARDALGGAVDVFCANAGVAFEGAAAGEPLDEKAWALSWDVNVMAHVRAAHELLPDWLERGRGRFVSTVSAAGLLTMIGAPSYSVTKHGALAFAEWLSLTYRHRGVKVHAICPQGVRTDMLAATGSAGELVLQSTAIEPEAVADALFRGIEQDRFLILPHPEVEGYYQARATAPDRWLAGMNRVQQKWEAAR; this is encoded by the coding sequence ATGGTGGAAGCCGTGCAGGATGCGGGAGTGGTCGTCACCGGAGCGGGCGGTGGGATCGGGGCCGCGCTGGCCCGCAGGTTCGCCGCAGAGGGTGCCCGGGTGGTGGTCAACGACCTGAACGCGGACAAGGCCGAGGCGGTGGCGCGGGAGATCGGCGGGATCGCCGTACCGGGCGACGCCTCCGGGATCGTCGACGCGGCCCGTGACGCGCTCGGCGGTGCCGTGGACGTCTTCTGCGCCAACGCCGGCGTCGCCTTCGAGGGCGCGGCGGCCGGCGAGCCCCTCGACGAGAAGGCCTGGGCGCTGTCCTGGGACGTCAATGTGATGGCGCACGTCCGAGCGGCCCACGAGCTGCTGCCCGACTGGCTGGAGCGCGGTCGCGGCCGGTTCGTCTCCACGGTCTCGGCCGCCGGACTCCTCACCATGATCGGCGCCCCCTCCTACAGCGTCACCAAGCACGGCGCGCTGGCCTTCGCCGAGTGGCTGTCCCTCACCTACCGCCACCGGGGTGTCAAGGTCCACGCGATCTGCCCCCAGGGCGTGCGCACCGACATGCTGGCCGCCACCGGCAGCGCGGGCGAGCTGGTGCTGCAGTCGACCGCGATCGAGCCGGAGGCGGTCGCCGACGCGCTGTTCCGGGGCATCGAGCAGGACCGCTTCCTGATCCTGCCGCACCCCGAGGTCGAGGGGTACTACCAGGCGCGGGCCACCGCCCCCGACCGCTGGCTGGCCGGTATGAACCGGGTCCAGCAGAAGTGGGAGGCCGCGAGGTGA
- a CDS encoding exo-beta-N-acetylmuramidase NamZ domain-containing protein: protein MHLSRRNLLASATLATVPVTPRRRERLHTGFERLSADGYTLLAGQKVGVVTNPTGITRDTLHIVDVMHADPRCGLTAVFGPEHGFRGTAQAGGSEGRYDDPATGLPVYDTYLKSGRPLADIFTASGVDTVVFDIQDVGARFYTYIWTLYDCMEAAQLAGKRFVVLDRPNPVTGRSAQGPVLHKEFATFVGRRPIAQAHGMTVAELARLFNGEFLSTPVPLETVLMTGWKRGQFYDACGLPWVPPSPNMPTPDTALAYSGTCMFEGTNLSEGRGTTRPFELLGAEDIDGRWAAAVNGLGLPGVRFREAYFAPTFSKFQGRTIGGVQVHVHDRAAYDPVRTGIALLVTARKVWNGFAWRPDDWIDKLTGSARVRTMIDAGAGTDEVVGAWQEELGAFRSVRKKYLLYK, encoded by the coding sequence ATGCACCTGTCCCGACGGAACCTGCTCGCATCGGCCACACTGGCGACCGTTCCGGTCACACCTCGCCGCCGCGAGCGACTGCACACCGGTTTCGAAAGACTCTCGGCCGACGGCTACACCCTCCTGGCCGGCCAGAAAGTCGGTGTCGTCACCAATCCGACCGGCATCACCCGGGACACCCTGCACATCGTCGACGTCATGCACGCCGACCCCCGCTGCGGACTCACCGCGGTCTTCGGCCCCGAGCACGGCTTCCGCGGCACCGCCCAGGCAGGCGGCTCCGAGGGCCGCTACGACGACCCGGCGACCGGCCTGCCGGTCTACGACACCTATCTGAAGAGCGGCCGGCCGCTGGCCGACATCTTCACCGCGTCCGGCGTCGACACGGTCGTCTTCGACATCCAGGACGTGGGAGCGCGCTTCTACACCTACATCTGGACGCTCTACGACTGCATGGAGGCGGCCCAGCTGGCGGGCAAGCGGTTCGTCGTCCTCGACCGGCCCAACCCCGTGACCGGCCGCTCGGCCCAGGGACCGGTCCTGCACAAGGAGTTCGCCACTTTCGTCGGCCGCCGGCCCATTGCGCAGGCGCACGGCATGACGGTCGCCGAGCTGGCCCGGCTGTTCAACGGGGAGTTCCTGAGCACGCCCGTACCCCTGGAGACCGTCCTGATGACGGGCTGGAAGCGCGGGCAGTTCTACGACGCCTGCGGCCTGCCCTGGGTGCCGCCGAGCCCGAACATGCCGACCCCGGACACCGCGCTGGCGTACTCGGGCACCTGCATGTTCGAGGGCACCAACCTCTCCGAGGGGCGCGGCACGACCCGGCCCTTCGAACTCCTCGGCGCCGAGGACATCGACGGGCGGTGGGCCGCCGCGGTCAACGGACTCGGGCTGCCCGGCGTGCGGTTCCGGGAGGCGTACTTCGCGCCCACCTTCTCCAAGTTCCAGGGCAGGACGATCGGCGGCGTACAGGTCCATGTGCACGACCGGGCCGCCTACGACCCCGTACGCACCGGGATCGCGCTGCTGGTGACCGCCAGGAAGGTCTGGAACGGCTTCGCCTGGCGTCCGGACGACTGGATCGACAAGCTCACCGGCTCCGCCCGGGTGCGGACGATGATCGACGCGGGCGCGGGCACCGACGAGGTGGTGGGCGCGTGGCAGGAGGAGCTGGGGGCGTTCCGGAGCGTTCGAAAGAAATATCTGCTCTACAAGTGA
- a CDS encoding serine-threonine protein kinase, which yields MAEPGMSVTPYWELTFDADGDVDGSERDRLLAQVTDHGVRDLIVFAHGWNNDRSGATALYRHFFAPVPALAPKARIGYVGVIWPSMRFCDEPIPDFPRSVAATEAVAGPALDKDTRRALVAAFPGRAAVLDQLAGMLDERPAGDAELAEFGRLARLLTEPSTDGSQPVGASDTGEEGEPAALGGDPVAICSEFARALAGLGSPGSADGTAAFALPNPWEGAKELLRQLTYYTMKRRAGTVGEHGLGPVLARLAGAAAGVRVHLAGHSFGGRLVSFALRGLPGTVRTVKSVTLLQGAFSHYAFAARLPQDTRAAGALKDLQHRIDGPLVCCYSRFDSALGTVYPLASRMSDDDRSVDGFDLGRMLGARWGAMGHDGVQAVPGTVGLDLAAALGGHLPATGCVNVDAAAVVRRGGPPAGAHSDILHPELARVVLAAGRIT from the coding sequence ATGGCGGAGCCTGGGATGAGCGTGACTCCCTACTGGGAGCTGACCTTCGACGCGGACGGAGACGTGGACGGCTCCGAACGCGACCGGCTGCTGGCGCAGGTCACGGACCACGGCGTCCGTGACCTGATCGTCTTCGCACACGGCTGGAACAACGACCGTTCGGGCGCGACCGCGCTGTACCGGCATTTCTTCGCGCCGGTTCCGGCACTCGCCCCGAAGGCGCGGATCGGGTACGTGGGTGTGATCTGGCCGTCGATGAGGTTCTGCGACGAGCCGATCCCGGACTTCCCCAGGTCCGTGGCCGCGACGGAGGCGGTGGCGGGTCCGGCGCTGGACAAGGACACCCGGCGCGCCCTGGTGGCGGCCTTCCCGGGCCGGGCCGCCGTGCTCGACCAGCTGGCCGGGATGCTCGACGAACGGCCGGCGGGGGACGCCGAGCTGGCGGAGTTCGGGCGGCTGGCGCGGCTGCTCACGGAGCCCTCGACGGACGGATCGCAGCCGGTGGGCGCGTCGGACACGGGCGAGGAGGGCGAGCCGGCCGCGCTCGGCGGGGACCCGGTCGCGATCTGCTCCGAGTTCGCGCGGGCACTCGCCGGGCTCGGCTCCCCCGGCTCCGCCGACGGGACCGCGGCGTTCGCCCTGCCCAACCCCTGGGAGGGCGCCAAGGAACTGCTGCGCCAGCTGACGTACTACACGATGAAACGGCGGGCCGGGACGGTGGGCGAGCACGGACTCGGGCCCGTCCTCGCACGGCTGGCCGGTGCGGCCGCGGGCGTGCGGGTGCATCTGGCCGGGCACAGTTTCGGCGGCCGGCTGGTGTCGTTCGCGCTGCGCGGGCTGCCCGGCACGGTGCGCACGGTGAAGTCGGTGACCCTGCTTCAAGGGGCCTTCTCCCACTACGCGTTCGCCGCGCGGCTGCCGCAGGACACTCGTGCGGCGGGCGCGCTCAAGGACCTGCAGCACCGGATCGACGGCCCGCTGGTGTGCTGCTACTCGCGCTTCGACTCCGCGCTCGGCACCGTGTATCCGCTGGCCTCGCGAATGTCGGACGACGACCGGTCGGTCGACGGGTTCGATCTCGGGCGGATGCTGGGTGCCCGGTGGGGAGCCATGGGTCACGACGGGGTGCAGGCGGTGCCGGGCACCGTCGGACTCGACCTCGCGGCGGCCCTCGGCGGGCACCTGCCCGCCACGGGCTGCGTGAACGTCGACGCGGCCGCGGTCGTCCGGCGCGGGGGCCCGCCGGCCGGGGCGCACAGTGACATCCTGCACCCCGAACTGGCCCGGGTGGTGCTGGCGGCGGGCCGTATCACCTGA